From the Pseudomonas putida genome, one window contains:
- a CDS encoding HAD family hydrolase, producing the protein MTSFKFDLSNYSTLVFDCDGVVLNSNKVKTQAFYQAALPYGKQAAEALAKYHVENGGISRYKKFSYFLEHIIPQQTNEGLIDTLLSVYANHVQEGLLSCEIAPGIYDLRQETEHAKWLIVSGGDENELRSIFEIRNISSMFDGGIFGSPDTKEHILSREQSNGNISPSSLFLGDSKYDHQAATGANMDFIFLNKWSEVNNWQQWCEDKKIRHSSDLSSLTSPSCS; encoded by the coding sequence ATGACAAGCTTTAAATTCGATCTGTCAAACTACTCAACATTGGTATTCGACTGCGACGGAGTTGTACTCAACTCTAACAAAGTAAAGACCCAAGCCTTTTACCAAGCTGCTTTACCCTATGGAAAGCAAGCCGCAGAGGCGTTAGCAAAATACCATGTTGAAAATGGCGGCATATCGCGCTACAAAAAGTTTTCATACTTCTTAGAACACATAATCCCACAGCAAACCAACGAAGGGCTTATTGACACTCTGCTATCCGTTTACGCCAACCATGTCCAAGAGGGACTACTGAGTTGCGAGATAGCACCAGGAATCTATGACCTGCGCCAAGAAACTGAACACGCCAAGTGGTTAATTGTGTCCGGCGGTGATGAAAATGAACTTCGCTCCATTTTCGAAATCCGCAATATTTCCAGTATGTTTGACGGCGGCATCTTTGGAAGCCCTGACACTAAAGAACATATCCTTTCTCGCGAACAAAGCAATGGCAACATCAGTCCAAGCTCGCTATTCTTAGGTGACAGCAAATATGACCACCAAGCCGCCACCGGCGCCAACATGGACTTTATATTCCTAAATAAGTGGTCAGAAGTTAACAACTGGCAGCAATGGTGCGAAGATAAAAAAATCCGGCACAGCTCTGACCTTTCCTCATTGACCTCCCCATCGTGTAGTTAA
- a CDS encoding cytidylyltransferase domain-containing protein, producing MNKQKLTCFLPCRKGSERIPQKNIKPFAGFEFGLIEIKLKQLIESRSIDEIMLSTNDDCILEYASSLKCEKIKLHKRSDALSSSSTSTDELVAHAASLIHEGDILWTHVTSPFLTADHYNDIISLYYHKISEGHDSLMTTTLLHSFLWNQEQPLNYDRNVEKWPRTQTLEAIHEINSGAFIASTKIYKKLDDRIGKNPYLHPLDKLVSHDIDWPEDFTVAECLIEKGLVRV from the coding sequence ATGAACAAGCAAAAGCTAACTTGCTTCCTCCCCTGCAGAAAGGGAAGCGAGCGCATCCCACAAAAAAACATCAAGCCATTTGCAGGCTTTGAATTTGGCTTGATCGAAATTAAACTTAAGCAACTGATCGAGTCGCGCAGCATCGACGAAATCATGCTAAGCACCAATGACGACTGCATTCTTGAATACGCATCTTCTCTGAAATGCGAAAAGATCAAACTTCACAAAAGATCCGACGCACTGTCTTCAAGCAGTACAAGTACAGATGAACTCGTAGCGCATGCGGCATCCCTAATCCACGAAGGGGACATTCTCTGGACGCACGTTACATCGCCTTTCTTAACAGCTGATCATTACAACGACATCATTTCACTTTACTACCATAAGATTAGCGAAGGGCATGACTCGCTAATGACAACAACCCTTCTACACAGCTTCCTCTGGAATCAGGAACAACCACTCAACTATGACAGGAATGTTGAAAAGTGGCCTAGAACCCAGACGCTCGAAGCGATCCACGAGATCAATAGCGGCGCCTTCATTGCCAGCACTAAAATTTACAAAAAGCTAGACGACCGTATCGGCAAGAACCCCTACCTTCACCCACTTGATAAGCTCGTAAGCCATGACATCGACTGGCCTGAGGATTTCACGGTTGCAGAATGCCTGATTGAGAAAGGACTGGTGAGGGTATGA
- a CDS encoding aldolase catalytic domain-containing protein → MKHLDCTLRDGGYYNNWNFSETLVAQYITAMQAAGIHTIELGLRSLKNNKFSGACAYTTDNFLRTLAIPPCFTVGVMVNASELVGELPLQQALNLLFPVRADDSPVDLVRIACHVHEFADALPASNWLKERGYKVGFNLMQVANCSEREIKSLAKLATDFPLDVLYFADSMGSMSPDDVAEIINWIKSEWNGPLGIHTHDNLGLALSNSLRAMDEGVTWLDSTVTGMGRGPGNARTEELAIEISAREQKASNFIPLMQLLREHFKPMQAEYGWGTNPYYYLAGKYGIHPTYIQQMLSDSRFGEEDILAVIEHLRKEGGKKYSENTLDAARHFYQGNPTGNWLPESLFLEKEVLLLGTGPGVAAHRQALEQFISEHQPLVVALNTQSSIAADLIDVRVACHPVRLLADCEAHINLPQPLITPFSMLPADVQDALRSKNIFDYGLNVHSEKFSFEETHCTIPTSLVVAYALAVAASGKAKRILMAGFDGYTGEDPRNADTNNLLKKYQETPGSTPLMCLTPTRYDIKCQSIYGPLK, encoded by the coding sequence ATGAAGCATTTGGATTGCACGCTACGAGACGGTGGCTATTACAACAACTGGAATTTCTCCGAAACGCTGGTAGCGCAGTACATCACTGCCATGCAAGCCGCAGGCATCCACACCATTGAGCTAGGGCTCCGCTCCCTGAAAAATAATAAATTCAGCGGCGCGTGCGCATACACTACTGATAATTTCCTTCGCACCCTGGCTATTCCACCATGCTTTACCGTAGGCGTGATGGTGAATGCTAGCGAACTGGTAGGTGAGCTTCCGCTTCAGCAAGCACTGAACCTTTTATTCCCTGTCAGAGCAGATGATTCGCCAGTTGATCTGGTACGTATTGCTTGCCACGTCCACGAATTTGCCGATGCACTGCCAGCCTCTAACTGGCTGAAAGAACGCGGTTATAAAGTCGGCTTTAACCTGATGCAGGTAGCCAACTGCTCAGAGCGCGAAATCAAGTCACTGGCGAAGCTTGCCACCGACTTCCCACTGGACGTCCTTTACTTTGCGGATAGCATGGGCAGCATGTCGCCTGACGACGTTGCTGAGATTATCAATTGGATCAAGAGTGAGTGGAATGGCCCGCTCGGAATCCATACCCATGATAACTTGGGCCTTGCATTGTCCAATTCGCTACGCGCTATGGATGAAGGCGTCACCTGGCTTGATTCGACAGTGACTGGCATGGGCAGAGGCCCAGGGAATGCTCGTACAGAAGAGCTTGCGATAGAAATTTCTGCCCGAGAGCAAAAAGCATCGAATTTCATCCCATTAATGCAACTGCTTCGCGAACACTTCAAACCCATGCAGGCAGAATATGGCTGGGGCACCAACCCATATTATTATCTCGCTGGTAAGTACGGGATTCACCCTACTTACATCCAGCAAATGCTCAGCGACTCTCGCTTCGGGGAAGAAGATATTCTTGCTGTCATTGAGCATCTTCGTAAAGAGGGTGGAAAAAAATACAGCGAAAACACATTAGACGCTGCCAGGCATTTCTACCAAGGCAACCCGACTGGAAATTGGCTACCTGAAAGCCTTTTCCTGGAGAAGGAAGTACTGCTGCTGGGCACGGGGCCGGGTGTTGCGGCTCACCGGCAAGCGCTAGAGCAGTTCATCAGCGAACATCAGCCATTGGTCGTGGCATTGAACACACAGAGCTCGATTGCTGCTGACCTTATCGATGTGAGGGTTGCCTGCCACCCCGTGCGGTTGCTTGCAGACTGCGAAGCGCATATCAACCTGCCGCAACCCCTGATCACACCGTTTTCAATGCTCCCAGCCGATGTACAGGATGCGCTGAGAAGTAAGAATATTTTTGACTATGGGCTGAATGTACACAGCGAGAAATTCTCTTTCGAGGAAACGCACTGCACCATTCCGACGTCACTAGTGGTTGCTTATGCGCTGGCCGTAGCTGCATCCGGTAAGGCAAAGCGTATTCTGATGGCAGGCTTTGATGGTTACACCGGCGAGGATCCGCGCAACGCCGACACCAACAACTTGCTCAAGAAGTACCAAGAAACCCCAGGCAGCACCCCTCTGATGTGCCTGACCCCAACGCGCTACGACATCAAATGCCAAAGCATCTACGGACCACTGAAATGA
- a CDS encoding glycosyltransferase family 2 protein, giving the protein MTQHLLEQPQAAQQPVIPPAFSGAILGLQGDVLHGWAMDNAQPEQRLVIEVFVDGASVALARADQYEPQAPAGDQFHGFVVQLRQSWLDEARVITVQIANQAVSLDGQVLLPTTPSQDTASVASQVWHTGGLRVGGWCWDPQAPRRHVQVTVREGNQVISQATCNVHNQALAYRATSDHGFAIDLPWELADGKMHVLEVVNDLGQPLAGSPIRLRCWPEGVEGLIKQLDSKHDAATLELLSAVASEQSLRLPKSAGWESYPQWFEAFQRLDEKDSPALQGKLGLLLISEGEETLEQISLTSLGGNRADVHTLAIAPSADLTPGIAQLLAAGCDRILPMHAGDRLAPHALPHLSALLDDGSAWAFADCDRDGPQGERSLPWLKPVWDIDLFIGADIFTPGAIFGAGIVEAALALLSGRGDQASVGWHELIAGVALATQNSDASVAHLPRVFYHRAHHAPASPEQAEPSLQRLRAVEWLCEALASGASVSRVAGYPALLRAHWPLPEQLPRVSLIVPTRDQYKLLHACIEGLLNDTDYPNLEIIVVDNQSSDPATLAYFEDIKARGVTLLSHPYPFNYSTINNRAASIATGELIGLVNNDIEIIEGGWLKEMVAQLLRPRVGAVGAKLLWPNRMVQHGGVVVGINGLAAHTGNNLEQHDAGYLGMNQITRRQSAVTAACLLLRKSVFDEVGGLDERAFPVAFNDVDLCLRIQQRGMHLLWSAFAQLIHAESASRGKDLTAEKKARAQREQENFIKRWGATQNDLNYHPALSLDYLTGPYGGIALPPKRAGQRLNNLSVTKPDITSIDQQLADLREPVSQ; this is encoded by the coding sequence ATGACCCAACACCTCCTGGAGCAACCACAGGCGGCTCAGCAGCCCGTCATCCCTCCTGCCTTCAGTGGCGCCATCCTCGGCTTGCAGGGTGACGTGCTACATGGCTGGGCCATGGACAATGCACAGCCGGAACAACGCCTGGTCATCGAGGTGTTCGTCGATGGCGCCAGTGTCGCACTCGCCCGCGCCGACCAGTACGAGCCGCAAGCGCCGGCCGGCGACCAGTTCCATGGGTTTGTCGTGCAGCTGCGTCAGAGCTGGCTTGATGAAGCACGCGTCATCACCGTGCAGATCGCCAACCAGGCGGTGTCTCTCGACGGCCAAGTGCTGCTGCCCACCACACCAAGTCAGGACACAGCCTCCGTTGCCTCACAGGTATGGCACACCGGTGGCCTGCGGGTTGGTGGCTGGTGCTGGGACCCACAGGCACCGCGCCGTCATGTGCAAGTGACCGTGCGTGAAGGTAATCAGGTCATCAGCCAGGCCACGTGCAACGTGCATAACCAGGCCCTCGCGTACAGGGCTACCAGCGACCACGGATTTGCGATCGACCTGCCCTGGGAGCTGGCTGACGGCAAAATGCATGTGCTGGAGGTGGTCAATGACCTGGGGCAGCCACTCGCGGGCAGCCCCATCCGCCTGCGCTGCTGGCCAGAGGGTGTGGAGGGCCTGATCAAGCAGCTTGACTCGAAGCATGATGCCGCAACACTGGAGTTGCTCAGCGCAGTCGCCAGCGAGCAAAGTTTGCGCCTGCCGAAAAGTGCTGGCTGGGAGAGTTATCCTCAGTGGTTTGAGGCATTTCAGCGTCTGGATGAGAAGGACTCCCCTGCCCTGCAAGGCAAACTCGGCCTGCTGCTGATCAGCGAGGGTGAAGAGACCCTGGAGCAAATCAGCCTGACGAGCCTCGGCGGTAATCGTGCAGACGTTCATACATTGGCCATCGCACCGTCGGCAGACCTGACACCAGGAATTGCTCAACTGCTGGCGGCAGGCTGTGATCGCATCTTGCCGATGCACGCCGGTGATCGCCTGGCACCCCACGCCCTGCCTCACCTTAGCGCATTGCTCGATGATGGCAGTGCGTGGGCATTTGCAGATTGCGACCGGGACGGCCCTCAAGGCGAGCGCAGCTTGCCCTGGCTGAAACCAGTGTGGGACATCGACCTGTTCATAGGGGCCGATATCTTCACGCCGGGTGCGATCTTTGGCGCGGGTATTGTAGAAGCGGCCCTTGCACTGCTGAGCGGCCGAGGTGATCAAGCATCCGTTGGCTGGCACGAGCTGATCGCAGGCGTGGCCTTGGCCACTCAGAACAGCGACGCATCTGTAGCCCACTTGCCTCGCGTGTTTTACCACCGAGCCCACCATGCACCGGCCAGCCCGGAGCAGGCAGAGCCGTCGCTGCAACGGCTGCGCGCGGTGGAGTGGTTGTGCGAGGCGCTGGCATCAGGGGCTTCGGTGAGTCGGGTGGCGGGTTACCCGGCACTCCTCAGGGCCCATTGGCCGCTGCCTGAACAATTGCCACGCGTAAGCCTGATCGTGCCGACTCGGGATCAGTACAAGCTATTGCATGCCTGCATCGAAGGGCTACTGAACGACACCGACTATCCCAACTTGGAAATCATCGTTGTCGACAACCAGTCCAGCGATCCCGCGACCCTGGCCTATTTCGAGGACATCAAGGCGCGGGGCGTAACCCTTCTGTCCCACCCCTACCCGTTCAACTATTCGACCATCAACAATCGTGCTGCCAGCATTGCGACGGGCGAACTGATTGGCTTGGTGAACAACGATATCGAGATTATCGAGGGCGGGTGGCTCAAGGAAATGGTTGCTCAGTTGCTCCGGCCAAGGGTTGGCGCAGTGGGGGCGAAGCTGCTGTGGCCAAACCGCATGGTGCAGCATGGTGGCGTGGTTGTGGGGATCAATGGCCTCGCAGCACATACAGGTAACAACCTGGAACAGCATGATGCCGGATATCTGGGAATGAACCAGATCACCCGTAGGCAGAGCGCCGTGACTGCAGCTTGCTTGTTGCTGCGAAAATCGGTGTTTGATGAGGTCGGCGGCTTGGATGAACGGGCGTTTCCGGTGGCTTTCAATGATGTGGACCTGTGTTTGCGAATTCAGCAGCGAGGGATGCACTTGCTTTGGAGCGCTTTTGCGCAGCTGATACATGCTGAGTCAGCCAGCCGAGGGAAAGATCTCACTGCAGAAAAAAAAGCTCGCGCTCAACGCGAGCAAGAGAATTTCATCAAGCGCTGGGGCGCTACCCAGAATGACCTTAACTATCACCCTGCACTTAGCCTTGATTACTTGACTGGACCCTACGGTGGGATCGCATTACCACCGAAGCGGGCCGGCCAGCGGCTTAACAATCTCTCAGTCACGAAGCCAGATATAACGTCTATAGATCAACAATTAGCCGACCTCAGGGAACCTGTCAGTCAATAG
- a CDS encoding glycosyltransferase family 2 protein → MDIFHRHRQANAHDLAAAALERALQTAEYRSEALVWKGIAALPQAPELAFLFFSNAARALPERADIHALVGRSLLAQGHSTLACKYLTTAWRKQPNEAAIRMTLWEARSQVNTPAELRRMILAYLPEIASGKELALVLKLLAAQADAPATVGVMRYVEERREIHGWAIDLRNLQAPVTLQLEANGAKVATTASAPHPLLSAAGLPATHGGIRISVPNPTAAVHVRFADGSPLQGSPVYAMPALVPPPAVGGGGLEQPVDVLIPVYDGLEETLECINSALEARRLNRTPHRLVVVDDASPQPKLTKALKVLAAKGKITLVQNAVNLGFIRTMNRAMAMSPNKDVVWLNADTRVHGAWLDRLRQVAYSADDIASVTPFTNNGELMSFPRSQVCHDMPSAKAQAELDELARQVDSPPMEIETGCGFCLYIKRAVLDEVGYLDEVHLSRGYGEETDWCLRAREHGWRHMGAPNVFVAHQGGISFGAEKIMRVAHNNAILRKRYPDASARYNAFTLRDPIKPARQALQQARLEHLAGKSASEQNACWPAGADKALYIHDGSNNDADFSLSYHRESHREWAVLRASLKPLTLNLEFELPGDLTPLVECLRKLPLQHLVFQQLARCPVALCDLPSLLDTPYRIVCHDDRLLSQQGDYDWQRFAREAASVQLPWQALQESYASALPGAPLLAQTSSIRGIAPAVTPKVLLIGDNLRDPDTAQRWLKLARHIRREQLPIRLLAQGDSPWLKQLRAIGTVHELPEVHDFSLAECAQAAGCEAVLSLAENPGSDWHAPALANELAQPLFAHPSLLASEASATTHTSLPFSPSPDR, encoded by the coding sequence ATGGACATCTTCCACCGCCATCGGCAGGCCAATGCCCATGATCTGGCGGCCGCCGCACTCGAGCGCGCCCTGCAAACCGCCGAGTACCGGTCGGAAGCCCTGGTGTGGAAAGGCATCGCGGCCCTGCCGCAGGCGCCTGAGCTGGCCTTTTTGTTTTTCAGCAATGCCGCCCGGGCCCTGCCCGAACGCGCCGACATCCATGCCCTGGTCGGCCGCAGCCTGCTGGCCCAGGGGCACAGCACCCTGGCCTGTAAATACCTGACCACGGCGTGGCGCAAACAGCCCAACGAAGCGGCCATCCGCATGACCCTGTGGGAGGCCCGTAGCCAGGTGAATACGCCCGCCGAACTGCGCCGGATGATCCTCGCCTACCTGCCAGAAATCGCCTCCGGCAAAGAGCTGGCCCTGGTGCTCAAACTGCTGGCTGCGCAAGCTGACGCCCCCGCTACCGTCGGGGTGATGCGCTACGTCGAGGAACGCCGCGAAATCCATGGCTGGGCCATCGACCTGCGCAACCTGCAAGCGCCAGTGACCCTGCAACTGGAAGCTAACGGCGCCAAAGTCGCAACCACCGCCAGCGCCCCTCACCCGCTGCTGAGCGCCGCCGGCCTGCCTGCCACCCATGGCGGCATCCGTATCAGCGTACCCAACCCGACAGCCGCCGTGCACGTTCGCTTCGCCGATGGCTCGCCACTGCAAGGTAGCCCGGTGTATGCCATGCCTGCCCTGGTGCCGCCGCCTGCCGTGGGCGGAGGCGGCCTGGAACAACCGGTTGATGTGCTGATCCCGGTTTACGACGGCCTTGAAGAAACCCTCGAGTGCATCAACAGCGCCCTTGAAGCCCGCAGGCTCAATCGCACGCCCCACCGCCTGGTAGTGGTCGACGACGCCTCACCGCAGCCCAAGCTGACCAAGGCGCTGAAGGTGCTGGCGGCCAAAGGCAAGATCACCCTGGTGCAGAACGCCGTGAACCTCGGCTTCATCCGCACCATGAACCGCGCCATGGCCATGAGCCCGAACAAGGACGTGGTGTGGCTGAACGCCGACACCCGCGTGCACGGTGCCTGGCTCGACCGCCTGCGACAGGTGGCCTATAGCGCCGACGACATCGCCTCGGTCACGCCCTTCACCAACAACGGCGAGCTGATGAGCTTCCCGCGCAGCCAGGTGTGCCATGACATGCCCAGCGCCAAGGCGCAGGCCGAACTGGATGAACTGGCCCGGCAAGTCGACAGCCCCCCGATGGAAATCGAAACCGGCTGCGGCTTCTGCCTGTACATCAAGCGCGCCGTGCTGGATGAGGTGGGCTACCTGGACGAAGTGCACTTGTCACGCGGCTATGGCGAAGAAACCGACTGGTGCCTGCGCGCCCGCGAGCATGGCTGGCGACACATGGGGGCACCCAATGTGTTCGTCGCGCACCAGGGCGGCATCTCGTTCGGTGCCGAAAAGATCATGCGCGTGGCGCACAACAATGCCATTTTGCGTAAACGCTACCCGGATGCCTCGGCGCGCTACAACGCGTTCACCCTGCGCGACCCGATCAAGCCGGCCCGGCAAGCACTGCAACAGGCGCGCCTCGAGCACTTGGCCGGCAAGTCGGCAAGCGAACAGAACGCTTGCTGGCCAGCTGGGGCCGACAAGGCCCTGTACATCCATGACGGTTCGAACAACGACGCCGACTTCAGCCTGAGCTACCACCGCGAAAGCCATCGCGAGTGGGCAGTGCTGCGTGCGTCCCTGAAGCCACTGACGCTGAACCTGGAGTTCGAGTTGCCGGGCGACCTTACCCCCCTGGTCGAGTGCCTACGCAAACTGCCGCTGCAACACCTGGTGTTTCAGCAGTTGGCGCGCTGCCCGGTGGCTTTGTGCGACCTCCCGTCCCTGCTGGACACCCCGTACCGCATCGTTTGCCACGACGACCGCCTGCTCAGCCAGCAAGGTGACTACGACTGGCAGCGCTTTGCCCGGGAGGCCGCCAGCGTACAGCTGCCTTGGCAGGCACTTCAGGAAAGCTATGCCAGTGCCTTGCCTGGCGCCCCGTTGCTCGCACAAACGAGCTCGATTCGCGGCATTGCACCTGCCGTTACACCAAAGGTACTGCTGATTGGCGACAACCTGCGTGACCCTGACACCGCCCAGCGCTGGCTAAAACTCGCCAGGCACATCAGGCGCGAGCAACTGCCAATTCGGTTGCTGGCTCAGGGCGACAGCCCTTGGCTAAAACAATTGCGAGCCATCGGTACCGTACATGAGCTTCCTGAAGTCCATGACTTCAGCCTGGCCGAATGCGCCCAGGCAGCTGGCTGCGAAGCCGTACTGAGCCTCGCCGAAAACCCCGGCAGCGACTGGCATGCACCGGCCCTCGCGAACGAACTGGCCCAGCCCCTATTCGCTCATCCCAGCCTGCTTGCAAGTGAAGCCAGCGCAACCACCCACACATCTCTGCCTTTTTCACCGAGCCCGGACCGATGA
- a CDS encoding DUF4214 domain-containing protein, with protein MQYDNPVSELQDHLAASQLSAGTIDAITSLLGLNDEGATVNVATFDGVNLVLPESGTANVVTGVVAGEKNDQVAVDLSKAVAAGANTFILESDANLVVNVPTPAAQVATLAADDAATIDQLIATGGGDDLITVAGDQNVYIDAGAGNDTIITGNGNNTVVAGEGNNYVKTGSGTDTVILSGSNHADVVDTGAGFDVVQLDGARGDYNFAVGSNYSVNLTGNQTALISNAEFLTFANGDTVALAHSEAEAVALRMYEGILGRDADAFGAKGFVEAVNSGSTLTDIADTFLNSAEFSDAVKATDINELYQAMLGRNADDAGLAGWQAVLASGGSLTDVAAAIALSAEAQEFDQSNANFVSSLYSNVLGRDADDAGLQGWVNLLVNGASRADVANGIVGSLEAGDKSDSDFIDTLYQSALGRNADEAGKAGWMQVLANGGTHAEVALGIVGSAEAEGHIDNVVVLHGQV; from the coding sequence ATGCAATACGATAATCCCGTCTCGGAACTGCAAGACCACCTGGCAGCCTCGCAACTGTCGGCTGGCACCATCGACGCCATCACCTCGCTGCTGGGCCTGAACGATGAAGGCGCAACCGTCAACGTTGCCACCTTCGACGGCGTGAACCTGGTGCTGCCAGAGTCCGGTACTGCCAACGTGGTAACCGGCGTGGTTGCAGGTGAGAAGAACGACCAGGTTGCTGTCGACCTGTCGAAAGCCGTAGCTGCGGGTGCCAACACCTTCATCCTGGAAAGCGACGCCAACCTGGTTGTCAACGTTCCGACCCCGGCTGCTCAGGTAGCTACCCTGGCTGCTGACGACGCTGCCACCATCGACCAGCTGATCGCCACCGGCGGCGGCGACGACCTGATCACCGTTGCTGGCGACCAGAACGTCTACATCGATGCAGGCGCTGGTAACGACACCATCATCACCGGTAACGGTAACAACACCGTCGTCGCTGGCGAAGGCAACAACTACGTGAAGACCGGTTCGGGCACCGACACCGTGATCCTGAGCGGCAGCAACCACGCTGACGTGGTCGACACCGGTGCAGGCTTCGACGTTGTTCAGCTGGATGGCGCACGTGGCGACTACAACTTCGCAGTTGGCAGCAACTACAGCGTCAACCTGACCGGCAACCAAACCGCGCTGATCAGCAACGCTGAGTTCCTGACCTTCGCAAATGGTGACACTGTTGCCCTGGCACACAGCGAAGCCGAAGCAGTCGCTCTGCGCATGTACGAAGGCATCCTGGGCCGTGACGCCGATGCATTCGGCGCGAAGGGCTTTGTCGAAGCGGTCAACTCGGGCTCTACGCTGACCGACATCGCCGATACGTTCCTGAATTCGGCTGAGTTCAGCGATGCGGTCAAGGCTACCGACATCAATGAACTGTACCAGGCCATGCTGGGTCGCAATGCCGACGACGCAGGCTTGGCAGGCTGGCAAGCAGTGCTGGCCAGCGGTGGCTCTCTGACTGACGTAGCAGCCGCTATCGCGCTGTCTGCCGAAGCGCAGGAGTTTGACCAGTCGAACGCCAACTTCGTTTCGAGCCTGTACAGCAATGTACTGGGTCGCGATGCAGACGACGCCGGCCTGCAAGGCTGGGTAAACCTGCTGGTCAACGGCGCCAGCCGTGCAGACGTTGCCAACGGCATCGTCGGCTCGCTGGAAGCAGGCGACAAGTCTGACAGCGACTTTATCGACACGCTGTACCAGTCGGCCCTGGGCCGTAATGCGGACGAAGCTGGCAAAGCCGGCTGGATGCAAGTGCTGGCCAATGGCGGCACCCACGCTGAGGTCGCCTTGGGCATCGTTGGTTCCGCTGAAGCCGAAGGCCACATCGACAACGTCGTTGTGCTGCACGGCCAGGTGTAA